One genomic region from Spirosoma sp. KCTC 42546 encodes:
- a CDS encoding rhomboid family intramembrane serine protease, whose protein sequence is MSGLFEDFRSEFNKPNNTLVQLILINTVVFLVLLLTKVSLTMAEKLFVYDFIQEQLMLPGTLSAFLHKPWTLFTYFFTHEEIFHILYNMLFLYWFGRLIDEYLGNRRLIGLYIMGGIAGGLLFLAMYNLVPYFRNQEITPPMLGASAAAFSVAVGAATLLPNYTFHLLFFGPVRIKYIVFFFIVLSVAQSAGTNAGGNLAHLGGALMGFFYVKLLQNGTDLGRPIYWIADGWSNLLKPKPAVKVSYRQRSNASTQASSYVSSTGTASSISTPDQDEVDTILDKISRSGYESLTREEKQKLFRASQRN, encoded by the coding sequence ATGAGCGGCTTATTCGAGGATTTTCGGAGCGAATTCAATAAGCCCAACAATACGTTGGTGCAATTGATCTTGATCAATACGGTTGTTTTTCTGGTCTTGTTGCTGACGAAAGTCAGCCTGACAATGGCCGAGAAATTATTCGTATATGACTTTATACAGGAGCAGTTAATGCTCCCTGGTACATTGAGTGCATTTCTGCACAAACCCTGGACGCTGTTTACTTACTTTTTTACGCATGAAGAGATTTTTCATATTCTCTATAACATGCTGTTCTTGTACTGGTTCGGTCGGCTTATTGATGAATACTTGGGCAACCGAAGGCTCATTGGCCTATACATTATGGGAGGGATTGCGGGTGGATTGCTCTTCCTGGCTATGTATAATTTGGTACCCTATTTCCGGAATCAGGAAATTACTCCCCCTATGCTGGGTGCATCCGCAGCGGCCTTTTCGGTAGCTGTAGGGGCAGCTACATTGCTACCTAATTATACCTTCCATTTGCTCTTCTTTGGCCCAGTTCGTATCAAATACATTGTCTTCTTCTTTATTGTCCTTTCGGTTGCGCAATCCGCAGGGACGAATGCAGGAGGGAATCTGGCACACTTAGGTGGCGCATTAATGGGATTTTTCTACGTTAAGTTGCTGCAAAATGGTACAGACCTGGGTCGCCCGATTTACTGGATAGCCGATGGATGGAGTAATTTACTCAAACCAAAACCAGCCGTTAAGGTGTCCTATCGCCAACGAAGTAATGCCAGTACACAGGCAAGTTCGTATGTCTCATCAACAGGCACAGCGTCGTCCATATCAACACCCGACCAGGATGAAGTTGATACAATCCTGGATAAAATTTCACGATCTGGTTACGAA
- a CDS encoding rhomboid family intramembrane serine protease, protein MFNLTPVVRVLLIINVVVFLVTNDAIIDQFGLHSFLSDKFNPIQLLTHMFLHGGFNHIFSNMIGLVVFGPLLEQFWGPRRFTFFYFFCGLGSALLFSGVNYFEMHDVYESIQTYRANPSFESFSAFIDQHAGSYYDRLAPFMEQFKQFPKDSKTIEASITIANRILTSQVDEPMVGASGAVFGVIMGFGLLFPNTELFLLFLPIPIKAKYLVIFYGAFELYSGIYRAQADNVAHFAHIGGMLFAFILVKYWGSQRKTFY, encoded by the coding sequence ATGTTTAACCTTACTCCAGTAGTTCGCGTATTATTAATTATAAACGTAGTAGTCTTTCTGGTTACGAATGATGCGATTATTGACCAATTTGGCCTGCATTCGTTTCTGTCTGACAAATTCAATCCGATTCAGTTATTGACGCATATGTTCTTGCATGGTGGCTTTAACCACATTTTCAGTAACATGATTGGGTTAGTCGTTTTTGGACCATTGCTGGAGCAATTTTGGGGACCACGTCGATTTACGTTTTTTTACTTTTTTTGCGGTTTAGGTTCTGCATTATTATTCTCGGGCGTAAACTATTTTGAGATGCACGACGTATATGAATCCATTCAGACCTATCGTGCAAACCCTAGTTTTGAGAGCTTTTCGGCCTTCATTGACCAGCATGCTGGCTCCTATTATGACCGACTAGCCCCGTTTATGGAGCAGTTTAAACAGTTTCCAAAGGATAGTAAAACTATTGAGGCTAGTATAACCATTGCCAATCGAATTCTCACAAGTCAGGTCGATGAACCGATGGTAGGTGCTTCTGGTGCCGTTTTTGGCGTAATTATGGGTTTTGGCTTATTGTTTCCGAACACTGAGTTATTTTTATTGTTTCTACCTATACCGATTAAAGCAAAGTACCTCGTTATCTTTTACGGAGCCTTTGAACTTTACTCGGGAATTTATCGGGCACAAGCCGATAACGTTGCTCATTTCGCTCATATAGGCGGAATGTTATTTGCATTTATTCTCGTGAAATACTGGGGTTCCCAACGAAAAACGTTTTACTAG